CCGGACAACGGAGTTGCAGTGGGCCGTCCGCAGTGGTCCTGCGTGGCACCACACCACGGAGAACTGTGAACATCCTGTGGTCAGACATGGGCCCAGAGATGCGAGACCAGCCAGACATGAAAGCTGCACACCGCGTGCCTCTAGGGACTCGGGTGCCCAGAGTTGCCAGGGCAGGGGGAGTGACGGCTCCCAGGGACGTCCCCGCAGGGTGACGAAGTGGCTTGGGAACTCGACACTAGAGCCGAGGGCGCGAGATTCTGAACATGCTAAAAACCAATGAATcatacacttgaaaaaaaatgcttaaaatggcaGTTTTTGTGATGTGACtttaatatcaaaacaaaaactactTGGGTGAGTTGTCTGTAAACTCCTCTCCAGGCTCTGGCCTGTTCTTcatggaggggggtggggacccCACGGTGGCAGGTTGGGCGCACCCGGCCCCTCTGGTCACGGAGGAGCCAATGGCTTTCAGCAGagcccccctcccgccccagtGGGAAGCCAGGGCCATCTGCCTGCACCCTTAGAGAGGGCGGGGCCCTGGGGGTGTTGCTGGGAGGACCTGGTGCCAAgcctcccagccccccagggAAGCTCTCCTGTCCACACGCCTGCGGGGGGATCCCTAAGGCACGGTCTGGACCCGTGAGGCCTGGTCTGGTCTGTGCAGCCCTCGCAGGACTGGTGTTCTGGGggcctggggtggagggaggctgggagagatggcgactcctttccttcctgcttcttccttctcacTGGAGCCGTTAGGCAGCTTTGCAGCAGATGGCCGTCCACCCTGGCCTCCACGAACCACCCCCCCAAACGCTGTCCCTTCCCTTGTGCAGGACTGACGAGGCGGGCTCTGTGCCACACCCCTCTACACGGTGCACCGGGGTCCAGTTGGTAAGGGGCCGTCAGGCCGTCTGGGCCCGAACTCGACCCTGCACTCCCACCCCTGGTCCTGATGCATTTGGGCAAGAAAAGCCCTAGACCGGGACAGAAGGGCTGGTGTTTACTGCCAGGCAGTTAAGGCCAAGAGCTttgcaagtgggggtgggggtggggggcgagacCTGCTTGGACAGGAGGACGGAACCTGGTGCTTCCTTCCCATAAGCAGAAGTCCCCTGAAAGGCATGTGGAACATGCTGGGACCCGCCACGGGGGAGAGCACCTCGTGGCCCTCCACAGCCCCACCTGCCCTGGAGCAATCCTGCCTCCCACGGAGCTGTCCCACACAGGGGCCACTGCCACTGAGTGGGGCCGCCGGActcagcctccccccagccacccggCCTCGTAAGGGGGCCTCAGGAGCACCACCGGAGCAGGAGGGAAAAGGGCCAGCAGCCTGCCTCGCTCACTGGCCCCCTCGGttctccccagggcctggccccaGAGAAGAGCTCACTTCTCAACAATGGAAGATGctggttggggaggggggagtgctGAGCCCAGGGTCGTCCAGACCATGACGACCAGCTCTTTGCGAAATAGTATGGAAGGCAAGAAGGGCCTCTTAAAATCAGACTTGTCTGCAAATGCCAGGCGTGGAGGGAGGGAACCTGGAGGGCAAGCAGGCACGCAGAGGCCTGGGGGCCGTGGGTGAGGGGCACGGCCCCCGCAAGCTGGGCCTTGCAGCCCTCAGCGAGACAAGCAGCCGGGACAGGGCGTGCTGCATCCCTGCAGGGGAGGCTGGCCTTGGGGTAAGGAGGCTGGCGGGGGAGGGCACTCCAGCCCAGACGGGACGTGTCTCAACTGGCTTCCAGCCTTGCAGCCCCTGGCAGGAGCGGCAGGGCCTGACACCACTCCCCCTGGATCTCCGCGCCAGGCCTCTGGCACCCGGGCCAGCCCACAGGGTCCCTGATCCCCGAGCGTGCCAGCGCTGGGCAGGGCAGCCAGGGACCAGGCCTGGCCACTTCAGTCTGCACCTGCCAGGGTCGGGGCAGAGGGCACTCTGTATGGCTGACTGGCCGGGGTAGAGGTGGGGGGAACCGCTGGTTTAGGAATGAGCTCCGGAAAGATAAAACGCAAAAGcaaacacagcagcagagtgcGCTGAAGGACGGACGGACGAGCAGCCAGGACAGACACACAGTCCGGCAGGCCTAAGCCCACCTGGGCactttaagaacaaaaacaaaacacatcaaagAACCCCCAAAACTCTAAATGCCCTTCCTGGGCCCTGGGAGAGCACTGCTGGGCTCCTCCTGGGGCCGGTGCTCTGAGGTGGGACATCTATCTCCCGACAGCCTCCTGCCTGAGACCTTGGAGCAGGAGGGACCACCGCCCGGGCCCACGCAGCAGGGCCTAGCCTACAGCCGTCCCTGTCGCCGGAGTGGCCAGCGTGTGCTGAGGCCTGCAGCTGGGGACCCACAGCTCTGGGCAGGAGCGGGAAGCTGGGCAGCCAGAGCACTTCGCCGTGTCCGGCTCAGCTCCCCCACTGTCGCTGTTGGTCTTTGCGGTGTGTCTTGGGACCTCAGCTGTGAGCCTCGGGGGGCCTGTCCTCACCTTCGGGCTCTTTCGAACCTACCTTGGGGCACACCTTTGGCCCCTGTGCCTTCTGGCTCCTGGTAATGATATTGAGAAACGGCAGCATCAAATGCAGAGCCAGCCCGGAGGCCCCCCGGCTCCCCAGGTGGTGCAGGAAGCCACCGCTGATTCGAGCAGGGAGAGACCCTGCTGGACAAGGGCCGTGTGCACTCCAGCTGGCCAGCAGCCACCCCGGAGAgctcgggggcgggggcggcccattCTCAGGACAGCTTAGCTGGGCTTAGGACAGTCCTCGACTTAGAAAAAAAAGGGGCTCGAGGAAAAGCCGACggtaacctctctgggcctgtaAATGTCACGCCTGTTCTGCGTGTGCACAGTGGGCCACGGGTCTGTCTCGTGGTGTGGTGCCACGGGAGGGTTGAATAACCAGCCACACATCCGCCAGGTCTCCCACCAGACCTTACAGGACAAGAATGACTATGGCTGGCACGCAGTTAAGGAAACCGAGGCCCGGAGAATGTCACGGCCATGGCAGCTTGTGAGGCCCAGAATGAAAACCGGGTCCATCTGACCCCCACGCCTCAGCACCACAGAAACCGTGGAcaaggaggtgggggcagccctggTGGGCTTCAGGAATTCCCACCGGAGCCCGCCCAGCCCCGTATCCTGCTGCCCGGTCTCTAGCACCCTCCGGGACCCTGCGTCGTCCTCCCGGCCCCGCAGGGAGCGCGGCCCCACCATGAGCAGCCGACgctgtcgccgccgccgccgagcgTGCGCAGCACTCACCTCTCCTGTGCTGGTGTGGGGGGCTCCGgggctcccagggtcctgcggATGTAGTCTCGAGAGCGGATGTCAGCCTGAGGAGAGGGGCTCCCGTGAGAGGTGCTGGCGTCTACACAAGCCCCCACCCCACGACACCCCGGTACAAACTCTTGCTTCCTGGACAAAGCCACACAGGTGACGCCAGGCTGTCACAGGCCCAGCCTTCGGGAACAGGAGCTGCAGCCCCGTGAAGGACACAACGGCAGGTCCCTGAAAGGCCCGAGTGGACAGGCTGAGCGGGAGGCCGTGGGTTGTCCCCGGGACCCAGCGGCGCCCCGGGGCTCCTGCCGGCTTCATGGCCTGTGCTGCTGGAGCTTGTGATTCTGCCCCAGCCTGCTCTCCCGGCTCCCGGCTGTGTCTGCTACAAGCCCCCCCGCACCCAGGGAAGTGTCTCCAGGTCCGCGGAGTCACGAGCACGGTGGTCAAGTCCACCTGAGGGACGGGGCTCTGGCCATGGCGGGACCCCAGAGATGCCTCCTGATGCCCAGCGACTGGGAACCAGGGGCCGCGAGTCACAGCCACACGCGGGCTGCTGCTGCCACCTGCAGGCCGTCCTGCGCACCAGCAGCCGGGAAAGGTGCCAGGTCCCCAGGAGGTGGCTGTGGCCAGGATGGGGGAGCTGAGCTGCGTGGAGCGGCTCTCAACAGTgtggctggggcccctgggtcaCCTTGAGATGTGCCGGCACAGGTCACGGGGAGATGGGGGAGACGGCAGGGATGAGGGAGCTTCCGGGCGCTTTGCCCTCCTGTTCTACAGCAGCagcgctgagccaggagcctgtgCCCCAGGGCCGGACAACACAACCAGCACCTCTGTCTAGAAGGGCTCCCCCAGCTCCTCTGAGTGGCCCAGAGAGCCACTGCTTGTGACTCACACCCAGGTCCCCGCGGGGAGCCTTGCTGAAGGGCTCGCGCCACCCTGGTTCTGGCGACCCCTTCCTCGGAGCTTCCTGCCGGCGTCAGATTCatgcccaccccagggccttgaCAGACGTGGGTCCCTGAACCCGGACCGCCTTCCCCCTTCTCTGGCTGGTCTCTTCCTGAGGACGGTTTCTCTGGGTCCTCATGCCCCAGGCTTCCCTGGGACACACACTTCCCTGAGAATGGTGATGCCCCGTCACCACCGAGCCACCAACATGTGCTCAGTTCTAGCCCCTATGAGCTGCGTTTCTTCTCAGCAGAGTCCACCTGGTCCCCAAagttctgccccacccccccaccccccgtccctgATGTAGGTGCTGGGGGCCTGGCCCAGCCACATCCCACAGTCTCCTAACTGATGACCGGTCCAGAATGAGGCTTGCTGAGCACCACCTGCAGCCCCGCAGAGGAcgggggctccctcccaggccaGCCAGGCAGGTTGGGCACCGAGGGGTTGGGCAAGGGTGGGCAGGCCACTCTGCCGCCCGAGCCGCTATCAGCTGATGTTCCCGATGACTCCAGTACAGGACGTTGGACGGCGCAGCAGGCTGATGCTGCAGGCAGGCCAGGGCGCCAGGAGGAGCTCTGCTGCCCCCGCCTGCCCCCAGGGCCCAGCGGGGCCCAAGCAGGCCCTGCCACAGGAGCTTATGCTgagggcagagcagcaggcgcaCGCGGCCCACCCACCTGTCGCACGGGCTCCGGGATCCGGAACCTGCAGCAGCCTCGGGTCAGACGCACGGCAGCCTCCAGGCTTATCTTGTGGCCCACAGAGACGTAGAGGGGCCTGCTGCTGCGGTCGTGGCTCTTCAGGGCCTAGGACGAGGAAGGCAGAGTCAGGGCGCAGTTGAGACAAGCCCCGGGGGCTTCACGACAGGTAATAGGTTGGGGGCAGGCCACGGCGAGGACAGCCCAGAGGTCCCCTCCACACAGCCAGGGGCGGGGGGCTCAGGGCACCCCCTGGCTCCGtcagaggggcggggggaggcgggTAGGGTCTGGGGCGCAGGAGCGACTGGGTACGTGTTTGTGGGTCCCACCCCCCCAGGGGTGCAGGCCCGGGCAGCTCACCATGCCCAGGACGGTCCCAGAGCCTCCTACCAGAGGAAATGAATCCCCGCCAGCCTGCAGAAGTCGTAtctggaaaacaggaagaaaaaacatgCAAAATGCCTTTTCTCAGTGGAAAGCAGAGGGTAGGCCTGAGCAGCCGCTGGGCGAGGCGGGGGAGAGCCCAGGTCTCCACGTGGTCTGTCCTTGCGAAGCCGAGCGGTCTCGTGGCCATGGGCATACCCATCCCATGAGCGAACTCGGCATCCAGGAGGCAATCCCTACACCGCCCGACCCTGACGAGGACCTTCGAACTCAGTTCTCTCTTCCTTGTTCTGCGAACAAGGAACCGGGGCCTAGAGAAGAGGCAGCAGCCCACCCAGGTCCCAGAATTGATGCCTGGAGGTGCCGGGCTGCCATGAAGGCCTGGCACCCGCCCACCCAGCCTGGCGCTTCCTACGGGCCAGGAGCCCTCCCTGCCACGCTCTCTCCTGCGAGGAATTTAAGGATGTTTGACTCAACCCAACAAAGTCTTTTTAGGGGCGGTGATTGGTCCACTGAGTGACTCAGGAGCCTCCTCAGTTGGGTCTGGGGCCCGTCCACTCCACCACCAACTGTTCTGGGCAGACACAGGTCTGCCCGGAGGAATAAGACAGATGTGATTGCTGTTCTCGGAGTCTGCCACCCCGCAGTAGAGGCAGACGTGTCACCGGGTCCCTCTGGAGTGGGTGTCACGTTCCCAGTGCCAGCCTCGAGGGGCCAGAGTGGGGGGATGCTGGGAGAAGGTGCAGTGAGGAAAGGCCGAGGCAGGCTGGGCAGCACCAACCCTCAGGCCCTGGACTGGGGCTGGCGAGAAGCAGAGAGGGCCTCACGGGCTCCCCAGTATCCTGTCCCCAGTGACCGGAGGCTCCTGCCCTAGACGGGCTGCCGCAGCAACGCACAGGCAGCAGGGATGGGGGCGGCAAGCACATGCCCAAAAGGCTGGAGAGCTCAGAGGGCACTACCCCAGGCGGCCGCTGTGACCCCCGACCCACGGGGGACACGGGCCTCCACGGAGAACGGTGGGGCTTTCTTCTTTGGGATGAGGAGAGTGCCGGCAGGCCAAGCCGGATCGGAGGTGCCTGTGGGGCAGGCCCCTGCGTGCCCCCCACAGGCCCTCTCCGTCCTCCCCTCGTGCGGGCATCGCCGTGGCCCTCACCTTCTCCTTGTGCTGGGCGTCGTTCTCCAGCCCGTCCACCTGCAGGAGCTTCTTGGCCACCCCAACGCAGGGCAAGTCTGTGAGGACGCCGAGGTGGCAGGCCACTCCGAAGCCTACAGGACAGAGGGTCAGGCTGGGTTGGCGGGTGGTGAGCCCAGCAGTGCGGAGACGGTGCAGGGACAGAGGACAAGCCAGAGCGAGCCGAGTGTCCCCAGGTAGGCCGAGGCCTGTCGGCAGACTGAGCACCGAGGAGAGAGGAGCGGGAGAGCCGCCCGCCCTCGGACGCGGCCCTCTGCCTTCACGGGTGTCCGGCTGGGGTGGAAGAGGCCTCCCTCCCCCTGGCGAGGTCGGGGGCCAGATTCGCTCGCGACGCTTCACACCGGCTCTCTCCCACTTTCTGGCACTTTCCATCCTCTTCTCCTCTTTGTGGCCGCCGTCAGGCCTCAGCTTCCCTCCCAACTCATTCTTGGGGCTCCTGCCAGGCATGGCGCATGCCGTGACTGGGGGCCTGGCCCCACGCTGGCACCCTCGGGTCCCAGGGCCAGCCTTCCTGGGTCCCTCTGCTGCCCCACCCTCAGGCTTGTGGCCCCCCACAGGTCACTCTGGGGTCAGCGCCCCAGGGCGCAGGTGGGTTCAGAGTTTCCCAGCGCCAGTGGGGAATGGGCACTCCGGTCTGGCTTCGGTCGAAGGCCTGTCACTGCCTGAGGTGGGACGAGTGGCACGAGTGGGACAGGCTCGCTGGGCAGCAGCCAGGACAACGGGCCGAGCGTGCCTGCGACAGGCCAGCGCAGAGCGCTAGGGGAGGCCCCGGCGGGAGTGACAAGCAGGGCGGGGTCCCGACAAGGCAAGCATGCCCAGGAAAGCGTGGCCAGGGCCTGGCTGGCGGCAGAGGGCCCGGGGCAGGGCACAGACACAGGCACTCCACAAGCGCACTGGTCGGAACTGCCCCCTCTGGGCCCGGTCTTTCGGGAGCAGGATTACCTCGGTGGTGGAGAACCCCGTTTCCATCCACAAGGAGGACCTGGAAGAGCCACAGGTGAAAGTCAGTCGGCCGAACCGCCCCTCCTCCATCAGGCCAAGGCATCCTGGAGCAGGACGGGCAGGCTGCCACGTCTGGGGGGATGGCGGCTTTTTAGAAAATCTGAGCCCTCTCCTCAAGGTAAGAGTGCCTCCTTTCCAGGGAGTTCCGAGGTCTCCCTGCGTGGCGGGTTGTGCGGCCGGCCCAGGCCTTCCCTCCTCGGTGGACACCAAGGCCCTTCTCCCCGGAGTCGAGGTACCTGCCTGGGGCACAAGGCGGGGCTCCTTCTCCC
This region of Mustela lutreola isolate mMusLut2 chromosome 15, mMusLut2.pri, whole genome shotgun sequence genomic DNA includes:
- the ENDOV gene encoding endonuclease V isoform X1, which encodes MAGEAEAPPPEETLSFWKREQARLKALVVVGDTEAWQRDAALSGLRRVGGVDVSFVKGDGVRACASLVVLSYPELEVVYEDCCMVSLTAPYVSGFLAFREVPFLVDAVRRLREKEPRLVPQVLLVDGNGVLHHRGFGVACHLGVLTDLPCVGVAKKLLQVDGLENDAQHKEKIRLLQAGGDSFPLVGGSGTVLGMALKSHDRSSRPLYVSVGHKISLEAAVRLTRGCCRFRIPEPVRQADIRSRDYIRRTLGAPEPPTPAQERSQKAQGPKVCPKVGSKEPEGEDRPPEAHS
- the ENDOV gene encoding endonuclease V isoform X3, producing MKRREQARLKALVVVGDTEAWQRDAALSGLRRVGGVDVSFVKGDGVRACASLVVLSYPELEVVYEDCCMVSLTAPYVSGFLAFREVPFLVDAVRRLREKEPRLVPQVLLVDGNGVLHHRGFGVACHLGVLTDLPCVGVAKKLLQVDGLENDAQHKEKIRLLQAGGDSFPLVGGSGTVLGMALKSHDRSSRPLYVSVGHKISLEAAVRLTRGCCRFRIPEPVRQADIRSRDYIRRTLGAPEPPTPAQERSQKAQGPKVCPKVGSKEPEGEDRPPEAHS
- the ENDOV gene encoding endonuclease V isoform X4 translates to MAGEAEAPPPEETLSFWKREQARLKALVVVGDTEAWQRDAALSGLRRVGGVDVSFVKGDGVRACASLVVLSYPELEVLLVDGNGVLHHRGFGVACHLGVLTDLPCVGVAKKLLQVDGLENDAQHKEKIRLLQAGGDSFPLVGGSGTVLGMALKSHDRSSRPLYVSVGHKISLEAAVRLTRGCCRFRIPEPVRQADIRSRDYIRRTLGAPEPPTPAQERSQKAQGPKVCPKVGSKEPEGEDRPPEAHS
- the ENDOV gene encoding endonuclease V isoform X2: MAGEAEAPPPEETLSFWKREQARLKALVVVGDTEAWQRDAALSGLRRVGGVDVSFVKGDGVRACASLVVLSYPELEVVYEDCCMVSLTAPYVSGFLAFREVPFLVDAVRRLREKEPRLVPQVLLVDGNGVLHHRGFGVACHLGVLTDLPCVGVAKKLLQVDGLENDAQHKEKIRLLQAGGDSFPLALKSHDRSSRPLYVSVGHKISLEAAVRLTRGCCRFRIPEPVRQADIRSRDYIRRTLGAPEPPTPAQERSQKAQGPKVCPKVGSKEPEGEDRPPEAHS